One genomic segment of Sminthopsis crassicaudata isolate SCR6 chromosome 2, ASM4859323v1, whole genome shotgun sequence includes these proteins:
- the LOC141553412 gene encoding olfactory receptor 4K5-like: protein MDGANFSVVSEFVLLGLSSSRELQLFFFVFFSLLYGMIILGNLLIMVTVTSDARLHSPMYFLLGNLSFIDICQSSFATPKMIADFLNEHKTISFNGCIAQIFFIHLFTGGEMVLLVSMAYDRYVAICKPLHYVTIMNQQVCIALVLASWAVGFVHTISQLTFTVNLPFCGPNVVDSFFCDLPRVTKLACLDSYTIEILIVANSGILSLSTFFVLSISYVVILVTVRYKSSAAMTKALSTLSAHIMVVVLFFGPCIFIYVWPFTTYPVDKVLAIFYTIFTPILNPFIYTLRNKDMKAAMKKLMTRKLKSRKISEISLMMRPSLY from the coding sequence ATGGATGGAGCTAATTTCTCTGTTGTGTCTGAATTTGTGCTGCTGGGGCTCTCCAGTTCTCGAGAacttcagcttttcttttttgtcttcttttccctGTTGTACGGGATGATTATCCTGGGCAATCTTCTCATCATGGTTACAGTGACCTCTGATGCTCGCCTGCACTCTCCCATGTACTTTCTGCTGGGAAATCTATCCTTTATTGATATCTGTCAGTCCTCTTTTGCTACTCCAAAGATGATTGCAGATTTTTTGAATGAACACAAGACTATATCCTTCAATGGCTGTATAGCCCAGATTTTCTTTATTCATCTCTTCACTGGTGGCGAGATGGTGCTGCTGGTCTCCATGGCCTATGATAGATATGTGGCTATCTGTAAACCTCTACATTATGTGACTATCATGAACCAGCAGGTCTGTATTGCCTTAGTATTAGCCTCCTGGGCTGTTGGGTTTGTGCACACCATAAGCCAATTGACATTCACTGTGAATTTGCCTTTTTGTGGACCTAATGTAGTGGACAGCTTTTTCTGTGACCTTCCCAGAGTGACCAAGCTTGCCTGCCTTGACTCCTATACCATAGAGATATTAATTGTGGCCAATAGTGGGATTCTTTCCTTAAGCACTTTCTTCGTTTTGTCCATTTCATATGTAGTCATTCTGGTCACTGTTCGGTATAAGTCTTCTGCTGCAATGACTAAGGCATTGTCCACATTGAGTGCTCACATAATGGTTGTGGTCTTATTCTTTGGACCCTGTATCTTTATTTATGTGTGGCCTTTCACCACCTACCCAGTGGATAAGGTCCTTGCCATATTTTACACCATTTTCACCCCTATCTTGAACCCCTTTATTTACACATTAAGGAACAAAGATATGAAGGCTGCCATGAAGAAACTTATGACTCgaaaactgaagtccaggaaGATTTCTGAAATATCCCTCATGATGAGACCTTCTCTGTATTAA